The following proteins are co-located in the Hevea brasiliensis isolate MT/VB/25A 57/8 chromosome 11, ASM3005281v1, whole genome shotgun sequence genome:
- the LOC110668909 gene encoding probable WRKY transcription factor 65: MDGKFNNNPLITEQEENDNTESGPDSPPSSLLNDMKMTSTSSPKKSKRAIQKRVISVPIKDVEGSRLKGENAPPPSDSWAWRKYGQKPIKGSPYPRGYYRCSSSKGCPARKQVERSRVDPSMLVVTYFCEHNHPWPPPSKTHHHHNNSNSTKFNIPKPEISTPYQPENPEPEPEPEEKFTDLGDDSLISTDEFSWFGEMETTSSTILESPIFTDERITAEAEASMFFPMREEDESLFADLGELPECSAVFRQYRGVGPQVQIC, encoded by the exons ATGGACGGAAAGTTCAACAACAACCCACTAATCACTGAGCAAGAAGAGAACGACAATACAGAAAGTGGTCCTGATTCACCTCCTTCTAGCTTGCTTAACGACATGAAGATGACTTCCACTTCCTCACCAAAAAAAAG CAAACGGGCGATACAAAAAAGAGTAATCTCGGTGCCAATCAAGGACGTAGAGGGGTCAAGGCTCAAAGGCGAGAACGCTCCGCCACCATCTGATTCTTGGGCTTGGAGAAAGTACGGCCAGAAACCCATCAAGGGCTCACCTTACCCTAG AGGATACTACAGGTGTAGCAGTTCAAAGGGTTGCCCAGCCAGAAAACAGGTAGAGAGGAGCCGTGTGGACCCATCAATGCTAGTGGTCACCTATTTTTGTGAACACAACCACCCGTGGCCACCTCCTTCAAAGACCCATCACCACCACAATAATAGCAACTCCACCAAATTCAACATACCCAAGCCCGAAATCTCTACACCTTACCAGCCAGAAAACCCAGAGCCTGAACCTGAACCAGAGGAAAAGTTCACTGATCTCGGGGATGACTCACTTATTAGTACAGATGAGTTTAGCTGGTTTGGAGAAATGGAAACCACCTCTTCCACCATCCTCGAGAGCCCCATTTTTACGGATGAAAGGATCACAGCGGAGGCCGAGGCGTCGATGTTTTTCCCTATGAGAGAAGAGGATGAATCCCTGTTCGCCGATCTAGGTGAGCTGCCAGAGTGCTCGGCGGTGTTCAGGCAATACCGTGGTGTGGGCCCACAGGTCCAGATCTGCTGA